One genomic region from Gossypium hirsutum isolate 1008001.06 chromosome D13, Gossypium_hirsutum_v2.1, whole genome shotgun sequence encodes:
- the LOC107920215 gene encoding uncharacterized protein isoform X2: MAMQTGVGLSKILILAGAGYTGTVLLKNGKLSDILGELQSLVKGLEKSGEQADDSDALLAQVRRLSTEIRQLASARQITVLNGDSGGKLTSLVVPAATLGALGYGYMWWKGISFSDLFWVTKRNMAMAVENLTKHLDSVSDALSAAKKHLTQRIQNLDDKMETQKEISKSIQTSVEEAHMNLSNIEYDLDALQRMISGLDGKIGSLEYKQDLANAGVWYLCNMVGGKKANMPEALQEQLKLSGKSRALLASGTPALKGLKDVADISSGNMNDSGRDGFVKDGFDNLDEEPRSLQRSVSARC, encoded by the exons ATGGCTATGCAAACCGGAGTAGGTTTGTCGAAGATCTTGATCTTAGCCGGCGCCG GTTATACGGGTACTGTCCTCCTGAAAAACGGTAAATTATCGGACATATTAGGCGAATTGCAG TCGCTGGTGAAGGGACTCGAAAAATCGGGGGAGCAAGCTGATGATTCAGATGCACTTCTAGCTCAG GTGCGTCGTTTGTCAACGGAGATCAGGCAACTGGCATCAGCACGGCAGATAACTGTTCTGAATGGGGATTCTGGCG GTAAGTTAACCTCTCTTGTAGTGCCAGCCGCAACATTGGGGGCATTGGGTTATGGTTACATGTGGTGGAAG GGTATTTCATTCTCTGATCTTTTCTGGGTCACCAAACGCAATATGGCGATGGCTGTGGAGAACTTAACAAAACATCTGGATTCTGTCTCAGATGCTCTCTCT GCTGCGAAGAAGCATTTGACTCAACGCATTCAGAACCTGGATGATAAAATGGAAACACAGAAGGAAATCTCGAAGAGCATTCAAACAAGT GTAGAAGAGGCTCATATGAATCTGTCTAATATTGAATATGATTTGGATGCACTGCAGAGAATGATCTCTGGTTTG GATGGCAAAATTGGTTCATTGGAATATAAGCAG GATCTTGCTAATGCTGGTGTGTGGTACCTTTGTAATATGGTTGGTGGAAAGAAAGCAAACATGCCTGAAGCTCTGCAG GAGCAACTTAAACTTTCTGGGAAATCTCGTGCTTTACTTGCATCAGGAACTCCAGCTCTGAAG GGTCTGAAAGATGTTGCAGATATTTCATCTGGAAATATGAATGATTCAGGAAGAGATGGTTTTGTGAAAGATGGCTTTGATAATTTGGATGAAGAGCCAAGAAGCCTGCAAag GAGCGTTTCAGCTAGGTGTTGA
- the LOC107919394 gene encoding uncharacterized protein — MSEQWVTARIKQKGDRRCIPWKDLKDPILAHPDVGKRVDVLTLSIYGLVVFLKTLGHVDEAVTDLFDRLDKRVSPVPVILAKAFRSLNACRKAGKGKFIGCTQLLLTWFHSHFWKVDKVSYRVFSKSYSPIKEIVATPRRDNISEGKWMAIFQNLQEEDIKRRAPWLLSDEVLYRCGDFDWVPLLGIWGAVGYAPLLELRQYRLRQFVPATQGLAECEFSYKDDGCKKKVREMANTWNQTRRMKRLVVGPMTIPEYSEWRVKRINDNIPEPSLENSQSIEEHLRVVPTELEIIKQDFERKSAELEKKIEQMEEEKVGLRLDVDVQKLEADKLRKGKNKAEEELDSLKTDYKKLRLSIRTAGLGKTSEQWREEVREERNKSDW; from the coding sequence atgagtgagcagtgggttacgGCTCGGATCAAGCAAAAGGGGGATAGAAGGTGCATTCCTTGGAAAGATTTGAAGGACCCCATTTTAGCGCACCCAGATGTGGGGAAGAGGGTAGATGTCCTTACTTTAAGTATATATGGTTTGGTTGTGTTCCTTAAGACTTTGGGGCATGTTGACGAGGCGGTTACTGACTTATTCGATCGGCTTGATAAGAGAGTTTCACCAGTCCCGGTAATTTTGGCAAAAGCTTTCAGGTCACTGAATGCATGCCGGAAGGCAGGAAAGGGTAAATTCATTGGATGCACGCAGCTCCTACTTACATGGttccacagtcacttttggaaggttgatAAAGTTTCATATCGGGTTTTCTCTAAAAGTTATTCACCAATAAAAGAGATAGTGGCTACACCAAGGAGGGATAACATCTCGGAGGGGAAATGGATGGCAATTTTTCAGAATTTGCAAGAGGAGGATATCAAGAGGAGAGCTCCGTGGTTGCTTTCAGATGAAGTCCTATATCGGTGTGGCgattttgattgggttcctttgcttggaatttggggagctgttggtTATGCCCCATTGCTAGAGTTAAGGCAATACAGGTTAAGACAATTTGTGCCTGCAACTCAGGGACTGGCCGAGTGTGAATTCTCGTATAAGGATGATGGCTGCAAAAAGAAGGTTCGTGAGATGGCTAATACATGGAATCAGACTCGCCGAATGAAGAGATTAGTTGTGGGTCCAATGACAATTCCCGAGTATAGTGAATGGAGGGTTAAGAGGATCAACGATAACATTCCTGAGCCGAGTTTAGAAAATAGTCAGTCAATAGAAGAACATTTGCGGGTTGTCCCTACtgagttggaaattataaagcaGGATTTTGAAAGAAAAAGTGCGGAATTAGAGAAGAAAATAGAGCAAATGGAGGAGGAAAAAGTGGGTTTGAGACTGGATGTAGATGTTCAAAAGCTCGAGGCTGAtaaattaaggaagggaaagaataAGGCCGAGGAGGAGCTAGATAGcttgaagacagattacaagaagctgcgtcTGTCAATAAGAACTGCTGGGCTTGGAAAAACTTCAGAGCAGTGGCGTGAAGAGGTTCGAGAAGAAAGAAACAAGTCAGACTGGTGA
- the LOC107920215 gene encoding uncharacterized protein isoform X1: MAMQTGVGLSKILILAGAGYTGTVLLKNGKLSDILGELQSLVKGLEKSGEQADDSDALLAQVRRLSTEIRQLASARQITVLNGDSGGKLTSLVVPAATLGALGYGYMWWKGISFSDLFWVTKRNMAMAVENLTKHLDSVSDALSAAKKHLTQRIQNLDDKMETQKEISKSIQTSVEEAHMNLSNIEYDLDALQRMISGLDGKIGSLEYKQDLANAGVWYLCNMVGGKKANMPEALQEQLKLSGKSRALLASGTPALKVSILVECGSPKFHGLKDVADISSGNMNDSGRDGFVKDGFDNLDEEPRSLQRSVSARC; the protein is encoded by the exons ATGGCTATGCAAACCGGAGTAGGTTTGTCGAAGATCTTGATCTTAGCCGGCGCCG GTTATACGGGTACTGTCCTCCTGAAAAACGGTAAATTATCGGACATATTAGGCGAATTGCAG TCGCTGGTGAAGGGACTCGAAAAATCGGGGGAGCAAGCTGATGATTCAGATGCACTTCTAGCTCAG GTGCGTCGTTTGTCAACGGAGATCAGGCAACTGGCATCAGCACGGCAGATAACTGTTCTGAATGGGGATTCTGGCG GTAAGTTAACCTCTCTTGTAGTGCCAGCCGCAACATTGGGGGCATTGGGTTATGGTTACATGTGGTGGAAG GGTATTTCATTCTCTGATCTTTTCTGGGTCACCAAACGCAATATGGCGATGGCTGTGGAGAACTTAACAAAACATCTGGATTCTGTCTCAGATGCTCTCTCT GCTGCGAAGAAGCATTTGACTCAACGCATTCAGAACCTGGATGATAAAATGGAAACACAGAAGGAAATCTCGAAGAGCATTCAAACAAGT GTAGAAGAGGCTCATATGAATCTGTCTAATATTGAATATGATTTGGATGCACTGCAGAGAATGATCTCTGGTTTG GATGGCAAAATTGGTTCATTGGAATATAAGCAG GATCTTGCTAATGCTGGTGTGTGGTACCTTTGTAATATGGTTGGTGGAAAGAAAGCAAACATGCCTGAAGCTCTGCAG GAGCAACTTAAACTTTCTGGGAAATCTCGTGCTTTACTTGCATCAGGAACTCCAGCTCTGAAG GTATCGATATTAGTTGAATGTGGTAGCCCAAAGTTTCAT GGTCTGAAAGATGTTGCAGATATTTCATCTGGAAATATGAATGATTCAGGAAGAGATGGTTTTGTGAAAGATGGCTTTGATAATTTGGATGAAGAGCCAAGAAGCCTGCAAag GAGCGTTTCAGCTAGGTGTTGA